ATCAGATCCAAAACGACCTGAATGAACTGATCGAGAAAGACCTCATCATTCAACAACGCCGGGTTGAAAATGATAGCTATATCTTTAAACACGCGCTGGTGAGAGATGCGGCTTATGGGAGTATGTCAACTGATCACTTAAAAGGGTTTCACAAATCGGTCGCAGATACATTAATTAAGTACTTCCCTCAAAAATCAGCTCAGTTCCCTCTCTCAATTGCTAAGCACTTTGCAAGTGCTGAGCTATATGAAGAGGCCGTCAACTACGGAAATATAGCTATTGGGGATTTAGGAAGAATATCTTTTAACTTCGAAGCAATCGAACTCAGTTCGTATATCTCTAGCTGGGTTGATAAAGTACAAATTCCTCAAAATAGAGCTGCATTACAACTTAAAATAAACAATACATTATTACCAATCAGGACTATATTTGACGGGTGGGGAAGCCATGTAATACATGATTTAGCCAATCAAAACATAAGCTTGATAGAAAGTATTGAAGAGCCATCGCACATCATCTCCATGGAAACGCTTAAAGCATGTAAGGAAAAAGCTCTATGGACAAACTTGTTTTATTTTCATCTTCAAGCAAACCGTCAAAAAGCAAGGTTATTAGGTGAAGAACTACTAGAATATGCTCTCAATGAGAAAAACCGCCAATTTGAAATAACAACCCGCACATTACTTGGTCAAGCGTGCTTTTTTGATGCTGACTTCGAGATTGCAAAAACGCACTTTGAAACAGTATTGTCGCTCTACGACGAGCAGAAGGATTCTAGGCTTTTCATGGAATTCGCAATAGATCCTTATCTGTTTTCCTCTGGAAATCTGCTCTGTATAGAATCCTTGATGGGCGATCACAGTAAAAGTGAGCGCTACCTGCAACTATGTATGCGCTATGCAAAAGCAACTGATAACATCGCCAACATAATTACAGCTTATACGTTCGGCACGTGCATGTATTATGTATTTGGCTCGAAAGAAAAGATGAAACAATCGACACAAGAGGCGTTTGATATTTACGGGGACAAAATCAAAAGCGCATGGGTTCATCGATATTTTCTTATAATGAGGGATTGGGGCCATAATGAATATGAAACTGCAGAAAAAATAGTCCAAGAAGAACTTGCAGGAGGCCAAAGTGGATTTCTTTCTTGGTATGAACCTTCGTTAGCCGAAACTTATATCAGCACCAAACAGTATGAGAAAGCGATTCACTTACTCTCAGAGTCAATAAACAGACAACAGCAATCCAATGAAGTCTGTATTTTACCTATTGCACTACGGTTACTTGCAAAAGCGACTCACTTGCTAAAGAACACTCAGAACGAGCAAAGTGAAGCCTTATTTGAAAAAGCGCTAACACTGTCTCGAGAACATAAAACAGAATGGCTGATAACCCTAATAATTAACGATATGCAAATGCTCGGGTATGGAAACCGTGAACTATTAGAAAGTCAAATATCAGCATTAAAGTCTACTAACAACTTTAATACTGAAAGTGTAACTGGATTAATTAACGATAACTTTTAAGGAGTTAACCATGGAAAATGAAAAAGTGCTCTCTTTTTCTAATATCCGTCAGGAAAATGAGTCTACAGTTCATTTCGAGAATCTCGACGTAACCATTAATGGTGAAGAGAAAAACTTTATCGAGATAAATAGTATTACTAGATCTTACTTTATACTAATGACTAACTTAGTCGAATCTCCGAGACTACGTAGCTTTTTCTCTAGAGAAGAGTTTGACTCCGAAAATAAAAAGTGGAATGTCTATACAACTGACTATACTCGCCATTTTTTAACTGAAGGCCTTGCTATTTACTCTGTAAAAAAAGAAGGTATGCATTCTTATTTGGTTGTTCCTAATGAAGCTGGTGAGCAACAAGACAAAGCATCGGCGGAACTAAAACAACTATTATCTGATCCTGCGGCTGAAGTAATCTTAGAGGACAAATTAAACGGTTGTGGTTTCAAAGTACCAAAGACTACATCCACTAAATACAAAACTAACTTTGAATTAGATCCTACTCGTCTTTGGCCACTTGTTATATTAAAATCAGAACAAAATGCTGAAGAAAACTTGATCGAAATCGAAAACTTTGAATGCGGTGTTAAGTGGAATGTGAATGGTGGTGAAACTCATACTGCATACTCTGACAGCATTATGGAACTGGGCCAAACAAAAGTGAATTTAGACATAAAAGGCGATGTAAAAGAAGTTACCTTTAAACTTCCATACATTTGCGCTGCTTTCGATGCTCTAACCTCTATTAGCTTTGATGGTGAAGAAGAAGTTATATTATTCACAACGTAATGGAATCTTAAAAGTGAGGCGGAGCCTCACTTACATCTCATATGAAAAATCTATCATTAAACCCCTCATTTTCTTATTTTTACTTAAAAGATAAGAGCCTAGTTATATCTAACAAAGACTCCGATTTACATATAACGGATATATATTTAGCAAGCTCTATATTTAATCTAAAACATGCGCATTTGGAAGAAAGCAATTTTATAATGGAGCTATCAAGGTTAGTTGGCCCGAGTATAGCTGTCAGAACATTTGGCCAGTTAAAATCTGCAGAAATAATAATATCTTCAGAATATAGCTCCCCTTCTCCCTGTATTCATGTACATAAAAACCACTCATACAACTATTTTGAGAAAATATTAGTATTTGGACTTCAAGAAGTTAACTATAGCTTTCAATCTAAAGAAATATTGCATTTAAACTTAAAAAATTTTGACTTATGCCAGAAATGTATTGTTAGTAGATTATTTTCTCACAGACCTCTACTTGGTATGTCTCTAGGCCAAATTAGTGATCATGAACTAGCTAAACCAGACAGTACCAACCAATTCAATGACATAAACATTAGTACAAAAAATAATTGTCTACTAGTGCACAATACAGAAACAGAGTATGTTTGTGAGCACATGATTCGCCCCTTAAATGCATGCAACTGCTATGAGACAACCCAACCACCAAAATTTAAAAGTATTTTTGAAAAGGAAATGCAGAACAAGACGATTGGTTTTAGAGCCTTTGATTTAGAAGCTACATTTCGCAACCTAAAACCATTTGTATCAAAATATGTTGGCATAATTCAAAGACTAGAAGAGTACAGAGAATCTGAATGTGACTTCATTTACAATTACAACTCAGGTAAAAACCCTCTATTCTCAGAAACAATAACGAAAGCAGCTCTAACTACATTTCGATCATCAAGTGGTGGGAAAGGGAAATCAGCCATTCAATCGAAGGTTGGAGCATTGGCTGAAGCTATTGAGCGATACTCCATGCGGTTTCATCATCAACAAAAGCCTATTTATGGAAGCTACAATGAGTTAAAGCATAAGGCTCTATCGCCCAAACTCTGTCTTGGGTTTAGTGATAGACAATATAATGCAATGAATCATGACAACCTCCCCCGGTATCGTGCTGTACCGCGACCTATAACTAACTCCGATGTACTTCCATGGTTTGAAGTGCACGGTATTAACACAAATCAGAAAAAGTACGTTTTAGCAGATATTGCGTTTAGTGACTTTAACTATACCGACACAGCCCATGCTTTTGCCGACTCAAATGGATGCGCAGCGGGAAATACATACACTGAAGCGGTACTGCAAGGTACATTAGAGCTTATAGAAAGAGATGCGGTTGCTATCTGGTGGTATAACAGAATAAAAAGACAGCATATCGATTTATCAAGTGTAAATAATAAATACATTGATAGAACAAAAGAGTATTATTCTTCAATAAACCGTTCATTTACGATAATTGATATTACTTCTGACATAGGAGTCCCTACATTTGCAGCTATAAGTTATGAAAAGAATACCTTGAATGGAATTATTTATGGCTTTGGCTGCCATGTAAATCCACGCATCGCTATCGAAAGGGCTACTCTTGAAATAAATCAACTTTTACCGTTAGCATTAAAAAACGAAGTCGTTAACGATAATGAATTTTTTGACTGGGTCAAAAAACAAAAAATAACGGAACACGAATTCTTAGACCCTAAAGTTAAACCAATTTCTATTGATAAATTTACAGATCTTAGTGAAAACAATTTAGAGTCCGCAATAAATTTCATCTCCAAATCTCTTCGGGCCAATGATATTGAGTTATATGCCTTGGACATCACTACACAAGATACACTAGTGCCCTGTGTCAAAATGATAGCCCCAGGAATGTGCCACTTTTGGAGACGAACTGGACAAAAGAGGCTTTACGATGTCCCCGTTAAAATGGGATGGCTAAAGCAAAAACATACTGAGTCTGAGCTGAATAGACATAACATAACTATATGAGGGAAGGAAGTGAACAGCACACCATAAAATGGCAATGAGCCCCTTTTACCCACATTAAACCTGATTGATTACTGGAAAATAGCTTGGTCTAGAGTGATAACAAGAGTTTGGGC
The DNA window shown above is from Pseudoalteromonas viridis and carries:
- a CDS encoding YcaO-like family protein, whose product is MKNLSLNPSFSYFYLKDKSLVISNKDSDLHITDIYLASSIFNLKHAHLEESNFIMELSRLVGPSIAVRTFGQLKSAEIIISSEYSSPSPCIHVHKNHSYNYFEKILVFGLQEVNYSFQSKEILHLNLKNFDLCQKCIVSRLFSHRPLLGMSLGQISDHELAKPDSTNQFNDINISTKNNCLLVHNTETEYVCEHMIRPLNACNCYETTQPPKFKSIFEKEMQNKTIGFRAFDLEATFRNLKPFVSKYVGIIQRLEEYRESECDFIYNYNSGKNPLFSETITKAALTTFRSSSGGKGKSAIQSKVGALAEAIERYSMRFHHQQKPIYGSYNELKHKALSPKLCLGFSDRQYNAMNHDNLPRYRAVPRPITNSDVLPWFEVHGINTNQKKYVLADIAFSDFNYTDTAHAFADSNGCAAGNTYTEAVLQGTLELIERDAVAIWWYNRIKRQHIDLSSVNNKYIDRTKEYYSSINRSFTIIDITSDIGVPTFAAISYEKNTLNGIIYGFGCHVNPRIAIERATLEINQLLPLALKNEVVNDNEFFDWVKKQKITEHEFLDPKVKPISIDKFTDLSENNLESAINFISKSLRANDIELYALDITTQDTLVPCVKMIAPGMCHFWRRTGQKRLYDVPVKMGWLKQKHTESELNRHNITI